CGATTGTTTGCCGACGCATTGCCGGAACTGCTGATTACCAGTTCGTGCTCAAAGAACTTTGGCCTGTATCGCGAGCGCACTGGCGCATTGATTGTGTGCACTGACACCGCAGAAAAGCTCTTGGATGTGCGCAGTCAATTGTCGTCCACTGCCCGCAACTTATGGTCCAATCCGCCGGATCACGGCGCGGCCATCGTCGCTGAAATCCTTGGCGACCCTGAGCTGAAAGGCCTGTGGATGGAGGAAGTGGAAGAGATGCGCGCGCGTATTGCGCAGCTCCGTGCAGGTCTGGTTGAGGCCTTGACGCCGCTGGGCCTGGGCGAACGTTTTGCGCACATTGGCGTGCAACGCGGGATGTTTTCCTACACCGGACTGAACGACGCTCAGGTGGCCAGATTGCGCTATGAACACAGCGTGTATTTGGTAAGCGCTGGACGTGCCAACATTGCCGGCATCGACGCCTCGCGCCTCGGCCTGTTAGCCCAGGCAATCGCCGACGTCTGTCACGACTGACAGGGGTTTGACCGTGTCATCCATCGCGCCCTTCAAGGGCGCGATTGCGTTATGCAAGCAAGGCAGTCTGTCGCCAAATGGCAAAAGAGTGGCAGATAAAGTCTGATTGTCATTTCCAGTGCTGTATCCTGCCCAAGCTTTACATAAGCACGGATCTTTCCAGCACCTTCAATCAGATCTTGCGCGGAGCGACGTCGATGCACGAAATACCGAACTTCCCTTACCCAAGCCTGCACGAACCACAACAACCCCCAAAGGCCCAACAAGCACCCGGCCGACCAGCCGAATTGAAAGCCAATCCGGTCAAAGCTAAAGAAAGCCAAAGCGCTAAAAGCCGAGACTGACGGCAGTTGTTCAGACCGTATGCCAAACCAGTGTTTTGCGCCTGTTTGTATACGGTCTGTTATGCCCCCCCCCCCGCATTCGTGCGTATGCCTGAACAAAAAGTGAACTCTGAAATGGCCCACCTCAGCGACCCCACTGCCAACGTCGTGATGGAAACCACAGAAAAAATGGTCGAAATCTGGTCCCGCCTCAGCACCGAAAAACAGACGGCTTTACTCCAGCGCTTCGGCACCAAAGAAACTGCGCTCGCCGCACTGGTTACGACCCACCTGCTTAACCCCGCTAAAATCTGATCTGCTCTTTTTTCCGCTGGCATAAACCGGCAGTAACATTTTCCGTATTTTTTTAAGCCAATCTCCAGCAATGCCGAAACCACCGCTATCATAAGCAGCCTTGATCGCGCCTAGAGCTGAAACGCTTCTCTGCAACACGTTGCGCGTCACCACTTTTCGCTGAAACCGTGGATTTTTACCATGCCAGACTCCTCGCCCACCGCCGCAGAACGCCCGATGGCGGTCACGCTGCAGGTCGTTTCCATTGTCCTGTTTACCTTCATCGGCTACTTGAACATTGGTATTCCGTTGGCCGTCCTGCCGAGCTATGTCAACACCGACCTAGGCTTTGGCGCCGTGACTGCCGGGCTGGTGATCAGTGTCCAATACTTGGCGACGCTGCTCAGCCGCCCTTACGCCGGCCGGATCATCGACAACCGAGGCAGCAAGAAAGCCGTGCTCTATGGCTTGGCGGGTTGTGGGCTCAGCGGTGTATTCATGCTGGTGTCAGCTTGGCTGCACAGCGCGCCGATGCTCAGCCTGATCTGCTTGTTCATCGGGCGATTGGTGCTGGGCAGCGCTGAAAGCCTGGTGGGTTCCGGGTCGATTGGCTGGGGGATTGGCAAGGTTGGCGCGCTCAACACCGCCAAAGTGATCTCGTGGAACGGCATCGCCAGTTATGGTGCATTGGCAATTGGCGCGCCGCTTGGGGTGGTGTTGGTCCAGCAATTTGGCTTATGGAGCATGGGGTTCAGCATTATTTTACTGGCGGCTTTGGGCCTGAAACTGGCCTGGAACAAAGAGCCTGCACCCATCGTCCACGGTGAGCGCTTGCCATTTATGCACGTACTCGGCCGCGTGCTGCCCCATGGCACTGGGTTGGCATTAGGTTCGATTGGCTTCGGCACCATAGCCACATTCATCACGTTGTATTACGCCAGCCACAGTTGGCCGAATGCAGTGTTGTGTTTGAGCCTGTTTGGCGCCTGCTTCATCGGCGCGCGCTTGCTGTTCGGAAAATTCATCAACCGACTTGGTGGCTTCCGCGTGGCGATTGCTTGTCTTTCGGTCGAGACGCTCGGTTTGGTGCTGTTATGGGTCGCACCCACACCGACACTGGCCCTGGCGGGCGCTGCACTCACCGGCTTCGGATTTTCCCTGGTGTTTCCGGCATTAGGTGTTGAGGCAGTGAACCTGGTACCCGCTTCCAGCCGGGGTGCAGCGGTGGGTGCGTACTCGCTGTTCATCGACCTGTCACTGGGCATCACCGGCCCGGTCGCCGGGGCCATCGCCTCGGGCTTCGGCTTTGCTTCAATCTTCCTCTTCGCAGCCTTGGCGGCGCTGACCGGATTAATCCTCAGCGTTTACCTGTACCGGCAGGCGGTGCATCTTCGGGATTATAAGCCGTAGGCGTTGCGTCCATCTGTAGGAGCCAACGTGTTGGCGATGCAACAGGCGGCGCGGAGAGTCCGTCGCTGCGCCTCGCCAACAAGAGGAACACCACTGGCAGCACCGACGGTAGC
The nucleotide sequence above comes from Pseudomonas sp. AB6. Encoded proteins:
- a CDS encoding MFS transporter; translation: MPDSSPTAAERPMAVTLQVVSIVLFTFIGYLNIGIPLAVLPSYVNTDLGFGAVTAGLVISVQYLATLLSRPYAGRIIDNRGSKKAVLYGLAGCGLSGVFMLVSAWLHSAPMLSLICLFIGRLVLGSAESLVGSGSIGWGIGKVGALNTAKVISWNGIASYGALAIGAPLGVVLVQQFGLWSMGFSIILLAALGLKLAWNKEPAPIVHGERLPFMHVLGRVLPHGTGLALGSIGFGTIATFITLYYASHSWPNAVLCLSLFGACFIGARLLFGKFINRLGGFRVAIACLSVETLGLVLLWVAPTPTLALAGAALTGFGFSLVFPALGVEAVNLVPASSRGAAVGAYSLFIDLSLGITGPVAGAIASGFGFASIFLFAALAALTGLILSVYLYRQAVHLRDYKP